A genomic window from Equus caballus isolate H_3958 breed thoroughbred chromosome 5, TB-T2T, whole genome shotgun sequence includes:
- the ATXN7L2 gene encoding ataxin-7-like protein 2 isoform X4, with product MAVRERAAAAMAALERRVPSLDDFAGQSWSSWVERADLPVTDGAELEESNKSTKKLDAMTLIKEDMSIFGHCPAHDDFYLVVCNHCSQVVKPQAFQKHCERRHGPLSKLYARAPPPPPAPASSQKCHVVNGQGPACRAPGSTKTSSREKGQGSRSRGHQPPEKTQKDNLCLFVPVVNLEKMSSLPKPDGHGIRVAPPSAFLSQPGGLTKDSPGKNPMAPPSKEPPGRESIEMNPSEGPSHRTEGSPTEKEASGVRLPPKTHRKMARKECDLNRQCGVINPETKKICTRLLTCKIHSVHQRREVQGRAKDFDVLVAELKANSRKGESPKEKSPGRKEPALERPSQEPPSSVPVVAAAAVPSSTFSARAKQTYPYCALPRSRASSESELDDDGPCGGDGDPGLFPFPLPRGGAQASSEESEEEGTSDDLHLPPDCHYATRPPRPQAFCTFGSRLVSPGCYVFSRRLDRFCSALSSMLERHLSSHMWKKIPPAAEPPSHLVSSSLSAPLSPSSTGSCPRLPGPTPRPACPASTPPTKDSLVPSYPAGSPSVAAACSQAECMGGSQAITSPLPANTPSPSFSKLPPSKASKSSKGKDGAEVEAPSRKRKLSPGPTTFKRTCIMEPTGKGKPSGCRGLSTKTKTALGMGLNGTVGPRVKRAGPLDCRGSPHPPPTPVKASQLDNRGAAGHPAKALPTNCLSEEEVAKKRKNLATYCRPVKAKHCQAGTPADAACSVRRKKPGPALAFEEKCSTLKGREERGS from the exons ATGGCGGTGCGTGAACGCGCGGCGGCAGCAATGGCCGCTCTGGAGCGGCGGGTGCCGAGTCTCGATGACTTCGCGGGACAGAGCTGGAGCTCGTGGGTGGAGCGGGCCGACCTGCCCGTGACCGACG GGGCTGAGTTGGAAGAGAGTAACAAAAGCACCAAGAAGTTGGATGCCATGACCCTCATTAAAGAAG ACATGTCCATCTTCGGGCACTGCCCTGCCCATGACGACTTCTATTTGGTTGTGTGTAACCACTGCAGCCAAGTGGTGAAGCCTCAAGCTTTCCAGAAGCACTGCG AAAGAAGACATGGGCCCCTCAGCAAGCTTTACGcccgggccccacccccacctccagcccctgccaGCTCTCAGAAATGCCATGTAGTGAATGGGCAGGGCCCAGCTTGTAGGGCCCCAGGTTCCACCAAAACCTCCtccagggagaagggccagggGTCCCGGAGCCGTGGCCACCAGCCTCCTGAGAAGACCCAGAAGGACAACCTCTG CCTTTTCGTGCCTGTGGTGAATCTGGAGAAGATGTCCAGTCTCCCGAAGCCCGATGGACACGGAATCAGGGTGGCCCCGCCCTCTGCTTTCCTCAGCCAGCCAGGTGGCCTCACCAAGGATTCCCCAGGAAAAAACCCCATGGCACCCCCTTCTAAAGAACCTCCTGGCAGAGAGAGCATTGAGATGAACCCCAGCGAGGGCCCCAGTCACCGGACTGAAGGCAGCCCCACTGAAAAGGAAGCTAGTGGGGTCAGGCTGCCCCCCAAAACTCACCGGAAGATGGCTC GAAAGGAGTGTGACCTCAACAGGCAGTGTGGGGTAATAAATCCAGAGACCAAAAAGATCTGTACCCGCCTGCTGACGTGCAAG ATCCACTCGGTGCACCAGCGCCGGGAGGTCCAGGGCCGGGCCAAGGACTTTGATGTGCTAGTGGCAGAGCTGAAGGCCAACTCCCGCAAAGGGGAGTCTCCCAAGGAGAAAAGCCCAGGGCGTAAGGAGCCAGCTCTGGAGCGCCCCTCCCAGGAGCCCCCCTCCTCAGTCCCGGTTGTGGCAGCAGCAGCTGTGCCCAGCAGCACCTTCTCTGCTCGTGCCAAGCAGACCTACCCATACTGTGCACTGCCCAG GTCCCGGGCCTCCTCTGAGAGTGAGTTGGATGATGATGGCCCCTGTGGTGGTGATGGGGACCCAGGCCTGttccccttccccctgccccgGGGTGGGGCCCAAGCCTCCAGCgaggagagtgaggaggaggggaCATCTGACGACCTCCACCTCCCCCCTGACTGCCATTATGCAACCCGGCCCCCGCGGCCACAGGCG TTCTGCACCTTTGGGAGCCGGCTGGTGAGTCCAGGATGCTACGTGTTTAGCCGCCGGCTGGACCGGTTCTGCTCCGCACTGAGCTCCATGCTGGAACGGCACCTCAGCTCACACATGTGGAA AAAGATTCCACCAGCGGCTGAGCCTCCATCTCACCTTGTCAGCTCATCTCTGTCTGCTCCCCTGAGCCCATCCTCTACGGGCAGCTGCCCCCGCCTTCCAGGCCCAACCCCCAGACCTGCCTGCCCAGCCTCCACGCCCCCCACCAAGGACAGCCTTGTCCCCAGCTACCCTGCAGGCTCCCCCAGTGTGGCAGCCGCCTGCAGCCAGGCAGAATGCATGGGCGGGAGCCAGGCCATCACCTCACCACTGCCTGCCAACACACCATCCCCATCCTTCAGCAAGCTCCCTCCTTCGAAGGCCAGCAAGTCATCCAAAGGCAAGGACGGGGCTGAGGTGGAGGCCCCTTCTCGAAAGCGAAAGTTATCCCCTGGCCCCACCACTTTCAAACGGACCTGCATCATGGAGCCcactggaaaaggcaaacctTCTGGCTGCCGGGGCCTCTCAACCAAGACTAAAACAGCCCTGGGCATGGGGCTTAATGGGACGGTGGGGCCAAGAGTGAAGCGGGCAGGGCCCCTGGACTGTCGGGGTTCCCCTCatccgccccccaccccagtcaaGGCTTCTCAGCTGGACAACCGGGGAGCGGCTGGACACCCAGCCAAGGCCCTGCCAACCAACtgcctctctgaggaggaggtAGCCAAGAAGCGGAAAAATCTGGCCACTTACTGCCGGCCAGTGAAGGCCAAGCACTGCCAGGCTGGCACCCCTGCTGATGCGGCCTGCTCTGTGCGCCGCAAGAAGCCGGGTCCGGCCCTGGCCTTTGAGGAGAAGTGTTCTACACTGAAG ggaagggaagaaaggggaagctGA
- the ATXN7L2 gene encoding ataxin-7-like protein 2 isoform X3, producing the protein MAVRERAAAAMAALERRVPSLDDFAGQSWSSWVERADLPVTDGAELEESNKSTKKLDAMTLIKEDMSIFGHCPAHDDFYLVVCNHCSQVVKPQAFQKHCERRHGPLSKLYARAPPPPPAPASSQKCHVVNGQGPACRAPGSTKTSSREKGQGSRSRGHQPPEKTQKDNLCLFVPVVNLEKMSSLPKPDGHGIRVAPPSAFLSQPGGLTKDSPGKNPMAPPSKEPPGRESIEMNPSEGPSHRTEGSPTEKEASGVRLPPKTHRKMARKECDLNRQCGVINPETKKICTRLLTCKIHSVHQRREVQGRAKDFDVLVAELKANSRKGESPKEKSPGRKEPALERPSQEPPSSVPVVAAAAVPSSTFSARAKQTYPYCALPRSRASSESELDDDGPCGGDGDPGLFPFPLPRGGAQASSEESEEEGTSDDLHLPPDCHYATRPPRPQAFCTFGSRLVSPGCYVFSRRLDRFCSALSSMLERHLSSHMWKKIPPAAEPPSHLVSSSLSAPLSPSSTGSCPRLPGPTPRPACPASTPPTKDSLVPSYPAGSPSVAAACSQAECMGGSQAITSPLPANTPSPSFSKLPPSKASKSSKGKDGAEVEAPSRKRKLSPGPTTFKRTCIMEPTGKGKPSGCRGLSTKTKTALGMGLNGTVGPRVKRAGPLDCRGSPHPPPTPVKASQLDNRGAAGHPAKALPTNCLSEEEVAKKRKNLATYCRPVKAKHCQAGTPADAACSVRRKKPGPALAFEEKCSTLKVFRCQASSSGFLVKPAARFICLF; encoded by the exons ATGGCGGTGCGTGAACGCGCGGCGGCAGCAATGGCCGCTCTGGAGCGGCGGGTGCCGAGTCTCGATGACTTCGCGGGACAGAGCTGGAGCTCGTGGGTGGAGCGGGCCGACCTGCCCGTGACCGACG GGGCTGAGTTGGAAGAGAGTAACAAAAGCACCAAGAAGTTGGATGCCATGACCCTCATTAAAGAAG ACATGTCCATCTTCGGGCACTGCCCTGCCCATGACGACTTCTATTTGGTTGTGTGTAACCACTGCAGCCAAGTGGTGAAGCCTCAAGCTTTCCAGAAGCACTGCG AAAGAAGACATGGGCCCCTCAGCAAGCTTTACGcccgggccccacccccacctccagcccctgccaGCTCTCAGAAATGCCATGTAGTGAATGGGCAGGGCCCAGCTTGTAGGGCCCCAGGTTCCACCAAAACCTCCtccagggagaagggccagggGTCCCGGAGCCGTGGCCACCAGCCTCCTGAGAAGACCCAGAAGGACAACCTCTG CCTTTTCGTGCCTGTGGTGAATCTGGAGAAGATGTCCAGTCTCCCGAAGCCCGATGGACACGGAATCAGGGTGGCCCCGCCCTCTGCTTTCCTCAGCCAGCCAGGTGGCCTCACCAAGGATTCCCCAGGAAAAAACCCCATGGCACCCCCTTCTAAAGAACCTCCTGGCAGAGAGAGCATTGAGATGAACCCCAGCGAGGGCCCCAGTCACCGGACTGAAGGCAGCCCCACTGAAAAGGAAGCTAGTGGGGTCAGGCTGCCCCCCAAAACTCACCGGAAGATGGCTC GAAAGGAGTGTGACCTCAACAGGCAGTGTGGGGTAATAAATCCAGAGACCAAAAAGATCTGTACCCGCCTGCTGACGTGCAAG ATCCACTCGGTGCACCAGCGCCGGGAGGTCCAGGGCCGGGCCAAGGACTTTGATGTGCTAGTGGCAGAGCTGAAGGCCAACTCCCGCAAAGGGGAGTCTCCCAAGGAGAAAAGCCCAGGGCGTAAGGAGCCAGCTCTGGAGCGCCCCTCCCAGGAGCCCCCCTCCTCAGTCCCGGTTGTGGCAGCAGCAGCTGTGCCCAGCAGCACCTTCTCTGCTCGTGCCAAGCAGACCTACCCATACTGTGCACTGCCCAG GTCCCGGGCCTCCTCTGAGAGTGAGTTGGATGATGATGGCCCCTGTGGTGGTGATGGGGACCCAGGCCTGttccccttccccctgccccgGGGTGGGGCCCAAGCCTCCAGCgaggagagtgaggaggaggggaCATCTGACGACCTCCACCTCCCCCCTGACTGCCATTATGCAACCCGGCCCCCGCGGCCACAGGCG TTCTGCACCTTTGGGAGCCGGCTGGTGAGTCCAGGATGCTACGTGTTTAGCCGCCGGCTGGACCGGTTCTGCTCCGCACTGAGCTCCATGCTGGAACGGCACCTCAGCTCACACATGTGGAA AAAGATTCCACCAGCGGCTGAGCCTCCATCTCACCTTGTCAGCTCATCTCTGTCTGCTCCCCTGAGCCCATCCTCTACGGGCAGCTGCCCCCGCCTTCCAGGCCCAACCCCCAGACCTGCCTGCCCAGCCTCCACGCCCCCCACCAAGGACAGCCTTGTCCCCAGCTACCCTGCAGGCTCCCCCAGTGTGGCAGCCGCCTGCAGCCAGGCAGAATGCATGGGCGGGAGCCAGGCCATCACCTCACCACTGCCTGCCAACACACCATCCCCATCCTTCAGCAAGCTCCCTCCTTCGAAGGCCAGCAAGTCATCCAAAGGCAAGGACGGGGCTGAGGTGGAGGCCCCTTCTCGAAAGCGAAAGTTATCCCCTGGCCCCACCACTTTCAAACGGACCTGCATCATGGAGCCcactggaaaaggcaaacctTCTGGCTGCCGGGGCCTCTCAACCAAGACTAAAACAGCCCTGGGCATGGGGCTTAATGGGACGGTGGGGCCAAGAGTGAAGCGGGCAGGGCCCCTGGACTGTCGGGGTTCCCCTCatccgccccccaccccagtcaaGGCTTCTCAGCTGGACAACCGGGGAGCGGCTGGACACCCAGCCAAGGCCCTGCCAACCAACtgcctctctgaggaggaggtAGCCAAGAAGCGGAAAAATCTGGCCACTTACTGCCGGCCAGTGAAGGCCAAGCACTGCCAGGCTGGCACCCCTGCTGATGCGGCCTGCTCTGTGCGCCGCAAGAAGCCGGGTCCGGCCCTGGCCTTTGAGGAGAAGTGTTCTACACTGAAG GTTTTCAGGTGCCAAGCGAGTTCTTCAGGGTTTCTGGTAAAACCAGCAGCCAGGTTTATTTGCCTCTTCTGA